Proteins from a single region of Theileria parva strain Muguga chromosome 1, complete sequence, whole genome shotgun sequence:
- the ftsH gene encoding ATP-dependent metallopeptidase HflB family protein: MYNNSDHRVPVVANSRFTGHNFPEERSNIDINSDNSAQTRPVYQYDDINDDPYGFSTGSGERDLLLSHSEVNNLFYYPNSTGINYNKPSQQHRTGFGLHVPYECINTSKNADSRGSSTITNEISSGFSSFIEFFKKLSKEASSKSLDFLTTILSIAKSVFLYVIGIALGLFLTMFFFAMISHFLYNGNNINDFKNEPKKRSPPTPPPPKTQTKQQDPPPKPEVTFEPVHFKDILGIDEAKEDVQEIVKFIKQPFLYKKVGAKVPKGILLVGPPGTGKTMLAKAVATETGIPFIYTSGPEFVEIYVGQGAQRIRALFHKARKIAPCIIFIDEIDAVGSKRASGSFSGQNREHDQTLNQLLVEMDGFNVSTGITILAATNRLSALDRALLRPGRFDRVVHIPLPSIKGREEILQHYLKDVTYNKETIDVKELSKITPGYSGADLKNLINEAALITVKQDRLMVELSDLYEARDKIIMGNKRKLLMPDIERKMTAYHEAGHALVAYYLYPNTDPIHKATIITRGTALGFVEQLPNDDYDKSSYKLIEMKSRLAVCMAGRLAEKLVFGFDNVTSGASSDIIVATDLAYKMITQYGMSNKLASLNFHNLNNLNNKLSTDLNVKIENEIIELIKEAEHIAESILRSKRSQLELLASELLKYETLTGEQIKTLLKTNKSLNLPINGLPDHSTDVQKDAKPNPKTDSSSETSGDSESNAKTETNTDDTPTNNENASNSYDTDVDNGTDNDNDTPNPDNNNSDMDAEDLKDDEDDDGDPNGDADDDLDDDTEHHDVDDTSKDDEEPEDNDREEDQ, translated from the exons atgtataaCAATTCAGATCATAGGGTCCCTGTCGTGGCCAACTCAAGATTCACCGGCCATAATTTCCCAGAAGAACGAAGCAACATTGATATAAATTCTGATAATTCAGCACAGACACGACCTGTGTACCAATATGATGATATAAATGATGATCCTTATGGATTTAGCACAGGATCTGGTGAGCGTGATCTGTTATTATCCCATTCTGAAGTAAATAATCTGTTTTATTATCCAAATAGCACAGGcattaattataacaaaCCTTCACAACAACACAGAACTGGGTTTGGACTCCATGTTCCTTATGAATGTATCAACACATCAAAAAACGCTGATTCTAGAGGATCTTCCACAATCACGAATGAAATCTCATCAGGTTTTAGCTCATTTATCGAATTCTTTAAAAAACTGTCCAAGGAAGCATCTTCAAAGTCACTAGATTTCTTGACAACTATTTTGTCTATCGCTAAATCAGTTTTTCTTTACGTTATCGGCATAGCATTGGGCCTTTTTTTGACCATGTTCTTCTTTGCAATGATTTCACATTTTCTATATAATggaaataatattaacgattttaaaaatgaaccTAAGAAGAGGAGTCCACCTACACCTCCTCCACCAAAGACCCAAACTAAACAACAAGATCCCCCTCCCAAACCCGAGGTCACATTTGAACCTGTTCATTTCAAAGACATTTTAG GTATCGACGAAGCGAAGGAGGATGTTCAGGAAATAGTTAAGTTTATAAAGCAGCCCTTTCTATACAAAAAAGTCGGAGCTAAGGTTCCGAAGGGCATTTTGTTAGTAGGTCCGCCAGGAACGGGTAAGACAATGTTGGCAAAAGCTGTGGCCACAG AAACTGGTATACCCTTCATATATACAAGTGGGCCTGAATTTGTTGAAATATATGTCGGACAAGGAGCGCAAAGGATAAGAGCTTTATTTCATAAGGCCCGTAAAATAGCTCCgtgtataatattcatAGATGAGATTGATGCAGTGGGTTCTAAGAGAGCATCAGGCTCTTTCAGTGGACAGAACCGAGAACACGACCAGACTTTAAACCAACTTCTGGTTGAAATGGACGGGTTTAACGTTTCAACTGGAATTACAATTCTAGCTGCAACTAATAGGCTTAGCGCACTAGATAGAGCACTTCTAAGACCAGGTAGATTCGATCGAGTTGTACACATACCCCTACCTAGCATTAAGGGCAGGGAGGAGATTTTACAACACTACTTGAAGGACGTCACCTACAATAAGGAAACCATAGATGTAAAGGAACTTTCTAAGATAACTCCTGGATACTCGGGAGCTGACTTGAAAAACTTAATTAATGAGGCGGCGCTGATAACAGTGAAACAAG ATCGGTTAATGGTTGAGTTGAGTGATTTGTACGAGGCAagagataaaataatcatGGGAAATAAAAGGAAGCTGTTAATGCCTGACATTGAGAGAAAAATGACAGCATACCATGAGGCAGGTCATGCACTAGTGGCATATTACCTTTACCCAAATACTGACCCAATCCACAAGGCTACAATAATCACTAGAGGAACTGCCTTGGGGTTTGTAGAACAGCTTCCAAACGATGATTATGATAAAAGTAGTTACAAACTCATCGAGATGAAATCAAGACTTGCGGTTTGCATGGCTGGAAGATTAGCCGAGAAACTAGTTTTTGGATTCGATAATGTAACGTCTGGTGCATCATCTGACATCATTGTTGCAACAGACCTTGCTTACAAGATGATAACCCAGTATGGGATGTCTAATAAACTAGCATCACTAAACTTCCATAACCTAAATAACTTAAACAACAAATTAAGCACTGACCTCAACGTTAAAATcgaaaatgaaataatagAGTTAATCAAGGAGGCAGAACACATAGCTGAGTCCATACTAAGGAGTAAGAGAAGTCAGCTTGAGCTTCTGGCCTCTGAACTCCTAAAATACGAGACCTTAACTGGGGAACAGATAAAAACTCTTCTGAAAACAAACAAATCGCTAAATCTTCCGATTAATGGTCTACCTGATCATTCTACTGATGTACAAAAGGACGCAAAACCAAACCCTAAAACTGATTCAAGTTCTGAAACAAGTGGTGATTCTGAGTCCAATGCGAAAACTGAAACCAATACTGATGACACACCCACCAACAACGAAAATGCTTCAAATTCCTACGATACTGATGTCGATAATGGCACCGATAACGATAATGATACTCCTAATCCTGACAATAACAATTCAGATATGGATGCTGAAGATCTTAAGGACGACGAGGATGATGATGGGGATCCGAATGGAGATGCGGATGATGATCTTGATGACGACACTGAACATCATGATGTTGATGACACATCTAAGGATGATGAAGAACCTGAAGATAACGACCGGGAAGAAGACCAATAA